GCACGATGCTCAGGGTGTCGTAGGAATCGAACACGCCCTCCTTGTCCTCCTGCAGGTCCTTGTTGTACGCGAGCGGCGTGCCCTTCACGACGGTCAGCAGGCCCATCAGGTTGCCGAACACCCGGCCGGCCTTGCCGCGCGCGAGTTCCGAGACGTCCGGGTTCTTCTTCTGCGGCATGATGCTGGAGCCCGTGGTGTGCGAGTCCGGCAGGGTCAGGAAGCCGAACTCGAAGGTCGAGTACAGGATCAGTTCCTCCGACAGGCGCGACAGGTGCGCCGAGAGGATCGCGCACGCCGACAGGAACTCCAGCGCGAAGTCCCGGCTGCCCACGCCGTCCAGCGAGTTCGCGGTCGGGCGCGTGAAGCCCAGCGCGGCGGCGGTCGCGTGCCGGTCGATGGGCCACGGCGTGCCCGCCAGCGCCGACGACCCCAGCGGCGACTCGTCCATGCGCGCCGCGGCGTCCCGGAACCGGCCCTCGTCGCGCTCCAGCATCGCCACGTAGGCCATGAACCAGTGCGAGAGCAGGATGGGCTGCGCCACCTGGAGGTGCGTGTAACCGGGCAGGATCACCTCGTCCGCCAGGTGCCTGTCGGCCTCCGCGAGCATCACCGCGCGCAGGGCGCGGGTCTTGCCCGCCAGGTCGAGCGCGGCTTCCTTGGTGAACAGCCGGAAGTCCACCGCCACCTGGTCGTTGCGGCTGCGGGCGGTGTGCAGCTTGCCCGCCACCGGCCCGATGCGGTCGCGCAGCGCCGCCTCGACGTTCATGTGGACGTCCTCGCGGTCGAGGCGCCACTCGAAGGAGCCGGCACGGATGTCCGCGAGCACGCCGTGCAGGCCCTCGGTGATCTGCGCGACCTCGTCCGGCGCG
This window of the Deinococcus metalli genome carries:
- the argH gene encoding argininosuccinate lyase, producing MTNPTQDRKLWGGRFAEATDGLVELFNASVGFDQRLAEQDIRGSLAHVAMLGQVGILAPDEVAQITEGLHGVLADIRAGSFEWRLDREDVHMNVEAALRDRIGPVAGKLHTARSRNDQVAVDFRLFTKEAALDLAGKTRALRAVMLAEADRHLADEVILPGYTHLQVAQPILLSHWFMAYVAMLERDEGRFRDAAARMDESPLGSSALAGTPWPIDRHATAAALGFTRPTANSLDGVGSRDFALEFLSACAILSAHLSRLSEELILYSTFEFGFLTLPDSHTTGSSIMPQKKNPDVSELARGKAGRVFGNLMGLLTVVKGTPLAYNKDLQEDKEGVFDSYDTLSIVLRLYAEMLPKTVWHAEVTRAAAARGYSTATDVADFLARQGVPFREAHEVVGGLVGTASRSGRQLWELTDDELRAAHPLLNAEVARALTVTESVRNRASFGGTAPDRVREAVRAAKEALTP